The proteins below come from a single Procambarus clarkii isolate CNS0578487 chromosome 44, FALCON_Pclarkii_2.0, whole genome shotgun sequence genomic window:
- the LOC138350104 gene encoding treponemal membrane protein B-like: protein MPLLEPDFNTSQAPSIALSVPAAVSKAVSAPAALNKAVSAPAALNKAVSAPAALNKAVSAPAALNKAVSAPAALNKAVSAPAALNKAVSAPAALNKAVSAPAALNKAVSAPAALSRAVSASCSPEQGRQRPCSPEQGRQRPCSPEQGRQRLLQP from the exons ATGCCATTACTGGAGCCGGACTTCAATACGAGCCAAG CCCCGAGCATCGCCCTCAGCGTCCCTGCAGCCGTGAGCAAGGCCGTCAGCGCTCCAGCAGCCCTGAACAAGGCCGTCAGCGCCCCTGCAGCCCTGAACAAGGCCGTCAGCGCTCCTGCAGCCCTGAACAAGGCCGTCAGCGCTCCTGCAGCCCTGAACAAGGCCGTCAGCGCCCCTGCAGCCCTGAACAAGGCCGTCAGCGCTCCTGCAGCCCTGAACAAGGCCGTCAGCGCTCCTGCAGCCCTGAACAAGGCCGTCAGCGCTCCTGCAGCCCTGAACAAGGCCGTCAGCGCTCCTGCAGCCCTGAGCAGGGCCGTCAGCGCCTCCTGCAGCCCTGAACAAGGCCGTCAGCGCCCTTGCAGCCCTGAGCAAGGCCGTCAGCGCCCCTGCAGCCCTGAACAAGGCCGTCAGCGCCTCCTGCAGCCCTGA